The following are encoded in a window of Saccharothrix longispora genomic DNA:
- the upp gene encoding uracil phosphoribosyltransferase, with protein MDVLVVDHPLARARLTTMRDARTDNAAFRAALHELTVMLVYEASREAPVAEQKVHTPVARTTGYRLANPPLLVPVLRAGLGMADQAHKLIPDAQMGFVGLARDEETLQPTPYMESLPESLAGRPVYVLDPMLATGGSMAYTIRLLTDRGATDVTAICALAAPEGIEHLADSGLPVRLVTASVDERLNDSGFIVPGLGDAGDRQYGSV; from the coding sequence ATGGACGTCCTCGTCGTCGATCACCCCCTCGCGCGTGCGCGGTTGACCACCATGCGCGACGCGCGCACCGACAACGCGGCGTTCCGCGCCGCGCTGCACGAGCTGACCGTGATGCTGGTCTACGAGGCCAGCCGCGAGGCCCCGGTCGCCGAGCAGAAGGTGCACACGCCGGTCGCCCGCACCACCGGGTACCGGCTGGCGAACCCGCCGCTGCTGGTGCCGGTGCTGCGCGCCGGGCTGGGGATGGCCGACCAGGCGCACAAGCTGATCCCCGACGCGCAGATGGGGTTCGTCGGCCTGGCGCGCGACGAGGAGACGCTCCAGCCCACGCCCTACATGGAGTCGCTGCCGGAGAGCCTGGCCGGGCGGCCCGTGTACGTGCTGGACCCGATGCTCGCCACCGGCGGGTCCATGGCCTACACGATCCGCCTGCTCACCGACCGGGGCGCGACGGACGTGACCGCGATCTGCGCGCTGGCCGCGCCGGAGGGCATCGAGCACCTGGCCGACTCAGGCCTGCCGGTGCGCCTGGTGACCGCCAGCGTCGACGAGCGCCTGAACGACTCGGGCTTCATCGTCCCGGGCCTCGGCGACGCGGGTGACCGCCAGTACGGCTCCGTCTGA
- a CDS encoding Gfo/Idh/MocA family protein: protein MTDHVRIGILGAARIAPAAVVRPARSSATVEVAAVAARDAGRARKFADRHVVAKVHDSYEALLDDPNIDAVYIPLPNGLHGRWTSRALAAGKHVLCEKPFAANADEAAEVAEVANASGLVVMEAFHYRYHPLVARMVEVVGELGPLRHVDARMSFPLPRFGDIRYSLGLAGGALMDAGCYPVNLVRLLGGGEPEVRSARALLKGEGVDRAMRAGLLFPAGHTGTVVTSMWSRSLLKLSARVIGERGEMRVLNPFMPQLGHRLTVKLEGQRRVERFDRRPSYAYQLDAFADAILHGTPFPTTADDAVAGMRVIDAIYLAAGLGVRRPSNSA from the coding sequence ATGACCGACCACGTGCGGATCGGGATCTTGGGTGCGGCGCGGATCGCGCCGGCGGCAGTGGTTCGACCGGCTCGGTCCTCGGCGACGGTCGAAGTGGCGGCGGTGGCGGCGCGGGACGCCGGGCGGGCGCGGAAGTTCGCCGACCGGCACGTGGTCGCCAAGGTGCACGACAGCTACGAGGCGCTGTTGGACGACCCCAACATCGACGCGGTCTACATCCCGCTGCCCAACGGGCTGCACGGGCGGTGGACGTCGAGGGCGTTGGCGGCCGGGAAGCACGTGCTGTGCGAGAAGCCGTTCGCCGCCAACGCCGACGAGGCGGCCGAGGTGGCCGAGGTGGCGAACGCGAGCGGGCTCGTGGTGATGGAGGCGTTCCACTACCGCTACCACCCGCTGGTCGCGCGGATGGTCGAGGTCGTCGGCGAGCTGGGGCCGCTGCGGCACGTCGACGCGCGCATGTCGTTCCCGCTGCCGAGGTTCGGCGACATCCGGTATTCGCTGGGGCTGGCGGGCGGCGCGCTGATGGACGCCGGGTGCTACCCGGTGAACCTGGTGCGGCTGCTGGGCGGCGGCGAGCCCGAGGTGCGGTCGGCGCGGGCGCTGCTCAAGGGCGAGGGCGTGGACCGGGCGATGCGGGCGGGGCTGCTGTTCCCGGCTGGGCACACCGGCACCGTGGTGACGTCGATGTGGTCGCGCTCGCTGCTCAAGCTGTCGGCGAGGGTCATCGGGGAGCGCGGTGAGATGCGCGTGCTCAACCCCTTCATGCCGCAGCTGGGCCACCGGCTCACCGTGAAGCTCGAAGGGCAGCGCCGGGTGGAGCGCTTCGACCGCCGCCCGTCCTACGCCTACCAGCTCGACGCGTTCGCCGACGCGATCCTGCACGGCACGCCGTTCCCGACGACGGCCGACGACGCGGTGGCGGGCATGCGGGTGATCGATGCGATCTACTTGGCCGCCGGTCTCGGCGTCCGCCGACCCAGTAATTCCGCATAA
- a CDS encoding DUF1707 SHOCT-like domain-containing protein produces the protein MSDELVPDPRQMRASDADREKVARVLQQAHGEGRLDLVELDERLAAVYASKTYGDLVPLTADLGVATPTVLPAPLQQNLPSSRIGGTPGSATSFAFWSGVERRGEWVVPATHNAVAIMGGVQLDLTRARFAQQETTINAYALMGGIEIIVPPDVTVRVDGIGFMGAFEDSTHKGEPTIPGGPVVRVTGFAMMAGVEVRRPKKKKVKGVKRDEIEG, from the coding sequence GTGAGCGACGAGCTGGTCCCGGACCCCCGTCAGATGCGCGCTTCGGACGCCGACCGCGAGAAGGTCGCCCGGGTGCTCCAGCAGGCCCACGGCGAGGGCCGGCTCGACCTGGTCGAGCTGGACGAGCGCCTGGCGGCGGTGTACGCGTCGAAGACCTACGGCGACCTGGTGCCGCTGACCGCCGACCTGGGCGTCGCGACGCCCACCGTGCTGCCGGCGCCGCTCCAGCAGAACCTGCCGTCCTCGCGGATCGGCGGCACGCCGGGCTCGGCCACGTCGTTCGCGTTCTGGTCCGGCGTCGAGCGGCGCGGCGAGTGGGTCGTGCCCGCCACGCACAACGCCGTGGCGATCATGGGAGGCGTCCAGCTGGACCTCACCCGCGCCCGGTTCGCGCAGCAGGAGACGACGATCAACGCCTACGCGCTGATGGGCGGCATCGAGATCATCGTGCCGCCGGACGTCACCGTGCGCGTGGACGGCATCGGGTTCATGGGCGCCTTCGAGGACTCGACCCACAAGGGTGAACCGACCATCCCGGGCGGTCCGGTGGTGCGCGTCACCGGCTTCGCGATGATGGCCGGGGTCGAGGTGCGCCGCCCCAAGAAGAAGAAGGTCAAGGGCGTGAAGCGGGATGAGATCGAAGGCTGA
- the deoC gene encoding deoxyribose-phosphate aldolase has translation MAAPSTEASLPPVLADAVRDDASLRRFLHGLPGVDQVGVEQRAAGLGTRSIKKAAKLWAIDTAISMVDLTTLEGADTHGKVRSLAAKARRPDPERPEVPRVAAVCVYPDMVATAVKELEGTGVHVASVATAFPSGRSSLKVKLEDTAFAVDAGAAEIDMVIDRGAFLSGRYGQVFDEIVQVKHACGDAHLKVILETGELATYDNVRRASWLGLLAGGDFIKTSTGKVSPAATLPVTHVMLQAVRDWHTLTGELRGVKPAGGIRSTKDAIKYLVAVHEVAGPEWLTPDLFRFGASTLLNDLLMQRRTQLDGHYSGPDYVTVD, from the coding sequence ATGGCTGCTCCATCGACAGAGGCGTCGCTGCCCCCGGTGCTCGCCGACGCCGTCCGCGACGACGCGTCGCTGCGCCGGTTCCTGCACGGGCTGCCCGGGGTGGACCAGGTCGGCGTCGAACAGCGCGCGGCCGGTCTCGGGACGCGCAGCATCAAGAAGGCCGCGAAGCTGTGGGCGATCGACACGGCGATCTCCATGGTCGACCTGACCACGCTGGAGGGCGCGGACACGCACGGCAAGGTGCGGTCCCTCGCGGCCAAGGCGCGCAGGCCCGACCCGGAGCGGCCGGAGGTGCCGAGGGTCGCCGCGGTGTGCGTGTACCCGGACATGGTCGCGACCGCCGTGAAGGAGCTGGAGGGCACGGGCGTCCACGTGGCCAGCGTGGCCACCGCGTTCCCGTCGGGCCGCTCGTCGCTGAAGGTGAAGCTGGAGGACACCGCGTTCGCGGTGGACGCGGGCGCCGCCGAGATCGACATGGTGATCGACCGGGGCGCGTTCCTCTCCGGCCGCTACGGCCAGGTGTTCGACGAGATCGTGCAGGTCAAGCACGCGTGCGGCGACGCGCACCTCAAGGTCATCCTGGAGACCGGCGAGCTGGCGACCTACGACAACGTGCGCCGCGCCTCGTGGCTGGGCCTGCTCGCGGGCGGCGACTTCATCAAGACCTCCACCGGCAAGGTGTCGCCCGCCGCGACGCTGCCGGTGACGCACGTGATGCTCCAGGCGGTGCGCGACTGGCACACCCTGACCGGCGAGCTGCGGGGCGTGAAGCCGGCGGGCGGCATCCGCAGCACCAAGGACGCGATCAAGTACCTGGTGGCGGTGCACGAGGTCGCGGGCCCCGAGTGGCTGACCCCGGACCTGTTCCGGTTCGGCGCCTCCACGCTGCTCAACGACCTGCTGATGCAGCGGCGCACCCAGTTGGACGGCCACTACAGCGGCCCCGATTACGTGACGGTGGACTGA
- a CDS encoding aldehyde dehydrogenase family protein, producing the protein MWEYAPAPESRDIANLKPTYRMFVDGEFVEGGGEPLKTINPGTEEVLAEVSTATTADVDKAVKAARRAYDRVWGKMPGSERAKYLFRIARLVQERGRELAVLESLDNGKPIKESRDVDVPTAAAHFFYHAGWADKLGYAGLGPDPRPLGVAGQVIPWNFPLLMAAWKIAPALACGNTVVLKPAETTPLTALVLAEIIQQADLPPGVVNILPGAGDVGAAVVNHPDVDKVAFTGSTDVGKAIQRQLAGTNRKLTLELGGKAANIVFDDAPLDQAVEGIVNGIFFNQGHVCCAGSRLLVQESVAEELLEKLRVRVSTLRVGDPLDKNTDVGAINSREQLVRIQELAASGEEEGAERWTSACPLPDKGFYFAPTVFSNVSQAMRIAREEIFGPVLSVLTFRTPDEAVAKANNTPYGLSAGIWTEKGSRILWAAQKMRAGVVWANTFNRFDPTAPFGGYQESGFGREGGRTGLEAYLDV; encoded by the coding sequence ATGTGGGAATACGCGCCCGCGCCCGAGTCGCGGGACATCGCGAACCTCAAGCCGACCTACCGGATGTTCGTCGACGGCGAGTTCGTCGAGGGCGGCGGCGAACCGCTCAAGACGATCAACCCGGGCACCGAGGAGGTGCTCGCCGAGGTCTCCACGGCCACCACCGCGGACGTCGACAAGGCCGTGAAGGCCGCCCGCCGCGCCTACGACCGGGTGTGGGGGAAGATGCCCGGCTCCGAGCGGGCCAAGTACCTCTTCCGCATCGCCCGGCTCGTCCAGGAGCGCGGTCGCGAGCTGGCCGTGCTGGAGTCGCTGGACAACGGCAAGCCGATCAAGGAGTCGCGGGACGTGGACGTGCCCACGGCCGCCGCGCACTTCTTCTACCACGCGGGCTGGGCGGACAAGCTCGGCTACGCGGGCCTCGGCCCGGACCCGCGGCCGCTGGGCGTGGCAGGCCAGGTCATCCCGTGGAACTTCCCGCTGCTGATGGCGGCGTGGAAGATCGCGCCCGCCCTGGCCTGCGGCAACACCGTGGTGCTCAAGCCCGCCGAGACGACGCCGCTGACCGCGCTGGTGCTCGCCGAGATCATCCAGCAGGCCGACCTGCCGCCCGGCGTGGTCAACATCCTGCCCGGCGCTGGTGACGTCGGCGCGGCCGTCGTGAATCACCCGGACGTGGACAAGGTCGCGTTCACCGGTTCGACGGACGTCGGCAAGGCCATCCAGCGGCAGCTCGCGGGCACCAACCGCAAGCTCACCCTGGAGCTGGGCGGCAAGGCGGCGAACATCGTGTTCGACGACGCCCCGCTCGACCAGGCCGTCGAGGGCATCGTCAACGGCATCTTCTTCAACCAGGGCCACGTGTGCTGCGCGGGATCGCGGCTGCTGGTGCAGGAGTCGGTGGCCGAGGAGCTGCTGGAGAAGCTGCGCGTGCGCGTGTCCACGCTGCGCGTCGGCGACCCGCTGGACAAGAACACCGACGTCGGCGCGATCAACTCGCGCGAGCAGCTCGTGAGGATCCAGGAGCTGGCGGCGTCCGGCGAGGAGGAGGGCGCCGAGCGCTGGACGTCGGCGTGCCCGCTGCCGGACAAGGGCTTCTACTTCGCGCCGACCGTGTTCTCCAACGTGTCGCAGGCGATGCGGATCGCGCGCGAGGAGATCTTCGGGCCGGTGCTGTCGGTGCTGACGTTCCGCACGCCGGACGAGGCGGTGGCCAAGGCGAACAACACGCCGTACGGGCTGTCCGCGGGCATCTGGACCGAGAAGGGCTCCCGCATCCTGTGGGCGGCGCAGAAGATGCGCGCCGGCGTCGTGTGGGCCAACACGTTCAACCGCTTCGACCCGACCGCCCCGTTCGGCGGCTACCAGGAGTCGGGCTTCGGCCGCGAGGGCGGCCGCACCGGGCTGGAGGCGTACCTCGATGTCTGA